A region from the Carassius carassius chromosome 33, fCarCar2.1, whole genome shotgun sequence genome encodes:
- the LOC132114279 gene encoding centromere protein F-like isoform X1, producing MSWAGDDWTVGLTGHVLQKVQQLQAQNEKLGKEKQQRQLQLDNSEAALHKQKQKYEEVRVELVTVQRELGGVREVVQVEVRARERLSHDLQVKTGQVHSLEGQLESARKLTQNLTQEIKRLEAELEKQQKGNGSGESILFSTPCWNMSSPWDNNGGFRSESESKTQHARQLGGTRSPFPHQPHQSPPLQKHIHQSEPSTPSSVFPWEREHLWSTPKGRPASSVSSSDVIIKNSDSGMEETLRNEIDGELLHTLLGFQKFCSEKLYLNQFFRHP from the exons ATGAGCTGGGCCGGAGACGACTGGACCGTGGGTCTGACGGGTCACGTCCTACAGAAGGTTCAGCAGCTTCAGGCTCAGAATGAGAAACTGGGCAAGGAAAAACAGCAGAGGCAGCTGCAGCTGGACAACTCTGAAGCAGCTCTGCACAAACAGAAGCAGAAG TATGAGGAGGTGCGTGTGGAGCTGGTCACAGTTCAGAGGGAGCTGGGAGGAGTGCGTGAAGTGGTGCAGGTGGAGGTGCGGGCCAGAGAGCGTCTGTCTCATGACCTACAGGTCAAAACAGGTCAGGTGCACTCGCTGGAGGGACAACTCGAGTCTGCCAGAAAGCTGACACAGAACCTCACACAGGAGATCAAACG GCTTGAGGCAGAGCTGGAAAAGCAGCAGAAGGGCAACGGCTCTGGGGAATCCATATTGTTTTCCACACCTTGTTGGAACATGAGCTCTCCTTGGGACAACAACG GTGGTTTCAGATCGGAGAGTGAAAGCAAAACACAGCATGCCAGA CAGCTGGGCGGGACTCGCTCCCCGTTTCCACATCAACCTCATCAATCCCCGCCCCTTCAGAAAcacatccaccaatcagaaccaTCCACCCCCTCCTCTGTGTTTCCATGGGAACGTGAGCATTTGTGGTCCACTCCCAAAGGACGACCAGCTTCCTCGGTGTCCTCCAGTGATGTCATAATCAAGAACAGTGACTCAGGGATGGAGGAAACCTTGAGGAATGAGATAGATGGTGAGCTTCTCCACACACTATTGGGGTTTCAGAAGTTTTGCTCTGAAAAGCtatatttaaatcagtttttcaGGCATCCCTGA
- the LOC132113904 gene encoding syntaxin-5-like: protein MTCRDRTIEFQSACKSLQGRQLQNGTHNKPAINAIKQRSDFTLMAKRIGKDLSNTFAKLEKLTILAKRKSLFDDKAVEIEELTYIIKQDINSLNKQIAQLQDLVRSRSGQNGRHIQTHSNTIVVSLQSKLASMSNDFKSVLEVRTENLKQQRSRREHFSQAPVSASPLLTNNFNSSVLMQDESRSLAGEVAIDMDSRANPLQLQLIDEQDSYIQSRADTMQNIESTIVELGSIFQQLAHMVKEQEETIQRIDANVEDTQLNVEMAHSEILKYFQSVSSNRWLMIKIFLVLIIFFIIFVVFLA from the exons ATGACGTGTCGGGACCGCACAATTGAGTTCCAGTCGGCTTGTAAGTCACTGCAGGGGAGACAGTTACag AATGGGACTCACAATAAACCTGCCATTAATGCCATTAAACAGCGCAGTGACTTCACTCTTATGGCCAA GAGAATTGGGAAAGACTTGAGCAACACATTTGCCAAGCTTGAAAAgcttacaattt TGGCCAAAAGGAAGTCTTTGTTTGATGATAAAGCAGTGGAGATTGAGGAGCTAACATACATTATTAAACAG GACATCAACAGTCTTAATAAGCAGATAGCGCAGCTGCAAGACCTCGTACGATCCCGCAGTGGGCAAAATGGCCGTCACATCCAGACACATTCCAACACAATTGTTGTATCCCTGCAG TCCAAGTTGGCATcaatgtcaaatgatttcaagtCAGTCCTGGAAGTGAGAACAGAG AATCTGAAGCAGCAGCGCAGCAGAAGAGAGCATTTCTCCCAGGCCCCTGTCTCAGCCTCTCCTCTGCTCACCAATAACTTCA ATAGCTCAGTTCTGATGCAGGATGAGTCCAGGAGTCTTGCAGGAGAGGTGGCCATCGACATGGACTCTAGAGCAAACCCtctgcagctgcagctcatcGATGAACAG GACTCGTATATACAGAGCCGAGCGGATACCATGCAGAACATTGAGAGCACCATTGTGGAGTTGGGCTCCATCTTTCAGCAGTTGGCGCACATGGTCAAAGAGCAGGAAGAGACGATTCAGAG GATCGATGCCAATGTGGAGGACACCCAGCTGAATGTGGAAATGGCCCATAGCGAGATCCTGAAGTACTTCCAGTCCGTCTCCTCTAATCGCTGGCTCATGATCAAGATATTCCTTGTTCTCATCATCTTCTTTATCATCTTTGTGGTCTTCCTCGCCTGA
- the LOC132114279 gene encoding centromere protein F-like isoform X2 — protein sequence MSWAGDDWTVGLTGHVLQKVQQLQAQNEKLGKEKQQRQLQLDNSEAALHKQKQKYEEVRVELVTVQRELGGVREVVQVEVRARERLSHDLQVKTGQVHSLEGQLESARKLTQNLTQEIKRLEAELEKQQKGNGSGESILFSTPCWNMSSPWDNNGGFRSESESKTQHARLGGTRSPFPHQPHQSPPLQKHIHQSEPSTPSSVFPWEREHLWSTPKGRPASSVSSSDVIIKNSDSGMEETLRNEIDGELLHTLLGFQKFCSEKLYLNQFFRHP from the exons ATGAGCTGGGCCGGAGACGACTGGACCGTGGGTCTGACGGGTCACGTCCTACAGAAGGTTCAGCAGCTTCAGGCTCAGAATGAGAAACTGGGCAAGGAAAAACAGCAGAGGCAGCTGCAGCTGGACAACTCTGAAGCAGCTCTGCACAAACAGAAGCAGAAG TATGAGGAGGTGCGTGTGGAGCTGGTCACAGTTCAGAGGGAGCTGGGAGGAGTGCGTGAAGTGGTGCAGGTGGAGGTGCGGGCCAGAGAGCGTCTGTCTCATGACCTACAGGTCAAAACAGGTCAGGTGCACTCGCTGGAGGGACAACTCGAGTCTGCCAGAAAGCTGACACAGAACCTCACACAGGAGATCAAACG GCTTGAGGCAGAGCTGGAAAAGCAGCAGAAGGGCAACGGCTCTGGGGAATCCATATTGTTTTCCACACCTTGTTGGAACATGAGCTCTCCTTGGGACAACAACG GTGGTTTCAGATCGGAGAGTGAAAGCAAAACACAGCATGCCAGA CTGGGCGGGACTCGCTCCCCGTTTCCACATCAACCTCATCAATCCCCGCCCCTTCAGAAAcacatccaccaatcagaaccaTCCACCCCCTCCTCTGTGTTTCCATGGGAACGTGAGCATTTGTGGTCCACTCCCAAAGGACGACCAGCTTCCTCGGTGTCCTCCAGTGATGTCATAATCAAGAACAGTGACTCAGGGATGGAGGAAACCTTGAGGAATGAGATAGATGGTGAGCTTCTCCACACACTATTGGGGTTTCAGAAGTTTTGCTCTGAAAAGCtatatttaaatcagtttttcaGGCATCCCTGA
- the LOC132114278 gene encoding protein RD3-like: MFPWSVVFSLEPKVPGQRTPEELVTNTLMLELGAMVKRTERIRLEKAAASRRRRSSSSADYSWLAGTQPHVPYELTPGDVLELQDLCAQIPPQQCGPVIVRFRKVVSEFEPEVQDVPKLFRGVLRNCLDELQGDAELQDRANRWEKQRSKSLSFVTFRSKFRTLNRGKGSFGGSRNNLQEENTWSDEDEEAAEQEATAIRTRKGRSLSMPEITPLEQEAQS; encoded by the exons ATGTTTCCCTGGTCAGTAGTGTTTTCCCTGGAGCCGAAGGTTCCCGGCCAGCGCACTCCAGAGGAGCTGGTGACCAACACTTTGATGCTGGAGCTGGGTGCCATGGTGAAACGGACCGAGCGAATCCGGCTGGAGAAGGCAGCAGCGAGTCGCAGACGCCGCAGCTCGTCCTCGGCAGACTACAGCTGGCTGGCCGGCACTCAGCCACACGTCCCCTACGAGCTCACGCCAGGAGACGTGCTGGAGCTGCAGGACCTCTGCGCTCAGATCCCACCTCAGCAGTGTGGGCCGGTAATTGTCAG GTTCAGGAAAGTAGTGTCAGAGTTTGAGCCTGAGGTGCAGGATGTCCCCAAACTGTTCCGGGGCGTCCTAAGAAACTGCCTGGATGAGCTTCAGGGAGACGCAGAGCTCCAGGATCGGGCGAACCGTTGGGAAAAACAGCGCAGCAAGAGCCTCTCCTTCGTCACCTTCCGATCCAAGTTCCGCACCCTGAACCGTGGAAAGGGAAGCTTCGGGGGGTCCCGCAACAACCTGCAAGAGGAAAACACGTGGTctgatgaagacgaggaagcaGCTGAACAGGAGGCAACTGCCATACGCACCAGGAAGGGACGGAGCCTCAGCATGCCAGAGATCACTCCTCTTGAGCAGGAGGCCCAGAGCTGA